A single region of the Anser cygnoides isolate HZ-2024a breed goose chromosome W, Taihu_goose_T2T_genome, whole genome shotgun sequence genome encodes:
- the LOC136788596 gene encoding uncharacterized protein, translated as MKVQSRPPAQGIQDPFPPPHAPPPLQSNLSLPPPPPKKKPAPPRPRSPPGRSATPGPLVQLRLRPRRPQRNPRDPPPQHHHHHQEEEEEEEKEKEHHHHQEEEEEEEEEEEHHHHQEEEEEEEEEEEEEHHHHQEEEEEEEEEEEHHHHHHQEEEEEEEEEEHYHHHQEEEEEEEEEEHHHHHHQEEEEEEEEEEEEERHRRRRGGRYLLIDSQGLPYTVLVAEPGRGSSGGLRRAFCCPVCGRSFEYLSYLQRHSIAHSEHKPHVCRACGKAFKRTSHLERHRVHPPRRPQAPRLPPLPPPLSGLGGAGPPPAGPHGRAPLPVRPVPHALRRAQHLAAARAEEAPAPAARAVILSLGGGLGFFFREGVGFGFEGGCGGVWGGLEFFPGVVLVLFGGGFGGLGVVLVFVGGGCGGFGGVWGVSLGLGWFWSFFGGGG; from the exons ATGAAGGTGCAGAG TCGCCCCCCAGCCCAAGGGATCCAGgacccctttccccccccccatgctccccccCCACTTCAATCtaacctctctcttccccccccccccccaaaaaaaaaaccagcaccaCCGAgaccccggagcccccccggccgctcCGCCACCCCCGGACCCCTCGTCCAGCTCCGGCTCCGACCTCGGCGCCCCCAACGcaacccccgggacccccccccacaacaccaccaccaccaccaggaggaggaggaggaggaggagaaggagaaggaacaccaccaccaccaggaggaggaggaggaggaggaagaagaggaggaacaccaccaccaccaggaggaagaggaggaagaggaggaggaggaggaggaggaacaccaccaccaccaggaggaggaggaggaggaggaagaagaggaggaacaccaccaccaccaccaccaggaggaagaggaggaggaggaagaggaggaacactaccaccaccaccaggaggaggaggaggaggaagaagaggaggaacaccaccaccaccaccaccaggaggaggaggaggaagaggaggaggaggaagaggaggaacgccaccgccgccgccgggggggccgctACCTCCTGATCGACAGCCAAGGCCTCCCTTACACCGTCCTGGTAGCCGAGCCGGGGCGGGGGTCCTCAGGGGGGCTGCGGCGAGCCTTTTGCTGCCCGGTCTGCGGCCGCTCCTTCGAGTACCTCTCGTACCTCCAGCGCCACAGCATCGCCCACTCGGAGCACAAGCCCCACGTCTGCCGCGCCTGCGGCAAGGCCTTCAAGCGCACCTCCCACCTGGAGCGCCACAGAGTACACCCACCACGCCGGCCGCAAGCCCCACGCCTGCCCCCTCTGCCCCCGCCGCTTTCGGGACTCGGGGGAGCTGGCCCACCACCAGCGGGTCCACACGGGCGAGCGCCCCTTCCAGTGCGCCCAGTGCCACATGCGCTTCGGCGAGCGCAACACCTTGCAGCGGCACGTGCGGAGGAAGCACCTGCCCCGGCCGCCCGCGCCGTGATTttgtctttggggggggggttgggtttttttttcagggaagggGTTGGGTTTGGTTTCGaagggggttgtgggggggtttgggggggtttggagTTTTTTCCGGGGGTGGTTTTGGTCCTTtttgggggtggttttgggggtttgggggtggtttTGGTCTTTGTTGGGGGGGGTtgcgggggttttgggggggtttggggggtcagTCTtggtttggggtggttttggtctttttttgggggggggggttag